A genomic segment from candidate division KSB1 bacterium encodes:
- the murF gene encoding UDP-N-acetylmuramoyl-tripeptide--D-alanyl-D-alanine ligase, with protein MSFETWVILLGPNVRVEGNYPNRNVSSVSIDTRTLQPGDIYFAINGDNFDGHNFINPAFEAGAIACVAREGWEPDWKISDQNIIVRCDEPLESLQVLAKNYRRKFSIPVLGLTGTNGKTTTKEMIAAVLGSKYQVTKTIGNLNNQIGTPLSLLQIDKNTDIAIIEMGMNHAGEIARLCEFAAPDFGLITNIGAGHLGYFSDIEEIAQAKGELFHALPERGTAFVNADDPRVVRESEIVKHKITYGFSTETDIFGTDLETDHNGFGKFKLQNRVNVQLHVPGRHQLHNALAACAVGMHFGISEFDIAEALKQFTCISKRLELIEFGSSLVILDAYNSNPDSLIPAFETLSYLAHRRKGRALAVLGDMLELGNQSKIEHESAGKTAVEHGIEALFLFGPESKYTLESFKEAGEKTAFHFDDKRELASYVSKILRENDVLLIKGSRGMQMEEVWQELQNLDETLRS; from the coding sequence ATGTCATTTGAAACTTGGGTCATTCTGTTAGGCCCCAATGTAAGAGTGGAGGGTAATTATCCCAATCGCAACGTAAGCTCGGTTTCAATAGACACAAGGACGCTACAACCCGGAGATATTTATTTTGCAATTAACGGTGACAATTTTGATGGACACAATTTTATCAATCCGGCTTTCGAGGCAGGAGCAATAGCTTGTGTAGCCAGAGAAGGCTGGGAGCCGGATTGGAAAATATCTGACCAAAACATCATCGTTCGATGTGATGAACCTTTGGAATCATTACAAGTTCTTGCAAAAAATTACAGGCGAAAATTCTCAATACCTGTTTTAGGTCTTACAGGAACAAATGGTAAAACAACAACAAAAGAAATGATAGCTGCAGTATTGGGATCAAAGTATCAAGTAACAAAAACAATTGGAAATTTGAACAATCAAATAGGAACGCCTTTGTCCTTGCTCCAAATCGATAAAAACACTGATATCGCAATTATTGAAATGGGTATGAATCACGCCGGTGAAATTGCCCGGCTTTGTGAATTTGCTGCTCCTGATTTTGGACTGATAACAAATATTGGTGCTGGCCATTTAGGGTATTTTTCTGATATTGAAGAAATAGCACAAGCTAAAGGAGAATTATTCCACGCTTTACCGGAGCGCGGTACCGCGTTTGTCAATGCCGATGATCCCAGGGTTGTACGAGAATCAGAAATTGTTAAACATAAAATAACTTATGGGTTCTCAACTGAAACGGATATTTTCGGCACAGACTTGGAAACGGATCACAATGGCTTTGGAAAATTTAAATTACAAAATAGGGTAAATGTTCAATTGCATGTTCCGGGTCGTCACCAATTACACAATGCTTTGGCGGCTTGCGCAGTTGGAATGCATTTTGGAATCTCAGAGTTCGATATTGCCGAAGCCTTAAAGCAATTTACCTGTATTTCAAAACGCTTGGAGTTGATTGAATTCGGATCGAGTTTAGTCATTCTGGATGCTTACAATTCAAATCCTGATTCTCTGATACCCGCATTTGAAACACTAAGTTATTTAGCGCACAGAAGAAAAGGTAGGGCTTTGGCAGTTCTGGGAGATATGCTGGAGCTTGGAAACCAAAGTAAAATCGAGCATGAAAGTGCCGGGAAAACAGCAGTAGAGCACGGTATCGAAGCTTTATTCCTATTTGGACCTGAATCTAAATATACCTTGGAGAGTTTTAAAGAGGCTGGTGAAAAAACAGCCTTCCATTTTGATGATAAAAGAGAGTTAGCATCCTATGTTTCAAAAATACTTCGTGAAAACGATGTGCTCTTAATAAAAGGATCAAGAGGGATGCAAATGGAAGAAGTATGGCAAGAATTGCAAAATTTAGATGAAACCTTAAGAAGTTGA
- a CDS encoding PASTA domain-containing protein, whose protein sequence is MIRRWLLTFWSILAIIAYLVLVARYFTIQVLNSNEYRKRAESQSQGIVEVPAKRGIIYDRNFNQLAIDVEQYSFGVNPKYVKNPKKLAQIFTNITDNSIDHYLKLFKRDRFLWLGRGIDLQTANKIKLSPDNSVVKEKTIGRYYPYQRTASHILGFTNIDHKGLAGIEKSYDEILQGEKGFKTINFDGKGRSVPTLGKPELEPVNGKNVILTIDINYQRIVEEELKRGIEKYKAKAGMLVLMNPFTGEVLSLACYPNFNPNSFPSFQPYERRNRVVVDPYEPGSTYKLVTVSAALEKGIYKPTDIIFCENGKSKFPGGWITDHKPYGNLSFKKVYSNSSNIGIAKISQKVGKKWIYEYSRSFGFGGVTGVDLMGEDQGKLTKYVKWSNSDAVRVSIGYGVMATSIQMTNAYATVANGGYLLKPRLIKAIQESNHPRDLQETKIDTIRQVLKLETVAVLKSFMRDVVENGTGKKAAIEGIDIAGKTGTTKKFNSETNRYSDTKYIASFVGFAPVEHPKLVCLVMLDEPKYPYIYGGQSSAPIFSRILRRILGLMSDDSDAVLVENTKSKIMVPDITELSTDIATSILQDYGFETRIEGEGNYVLSQYPAPNTLMLSGELVKLNLGNKKRLDDSNKRMPDVRGKSLREAALILTQAGFNPLVIGSGIVVSQSPTANSKTNKIECKIICRPKSG, encoded by the coding sequence GTGATTCGGCGTTGGTTATTAACATTTTGGTCGATATTGGCAATCATAGCCTACCTGGTACTTGTAGCACGATATTTCACCATTCAGGTACTCAATAGCAATGAGTATCGTAAGCGTGCAGAAAGCCAATCGCAAGGAATTGTAGAGGTGCCGGCGAAAAGGGGAATTATTTATGATCGAAATTTTAATCAGCTTGCAATTGATGTTGAACAATATTCTTTTGGGGTTAATCCGAAGTATGTAAAAAATCCTAAGAAATTAGCTCAAATATTTACAAACATTACTGACAATTCTATCGATCATTATTTAAAATTATTTAAAAGAGATCGTTTTTTATGGCTTGGCAGGGGTATTGATTTACAAACAGCGAATAAGATAAAGCTAAGCCCGGATAATTCGGTAGTTAAAGAGAAAACTATTGGCCGGTATTATCCCTATCAACGAACTGCATCACATATACTTGGTTTCACAAACATCGACCATAAAGGCCTGGCAGGTATCGAGAAAAGCTATGACGAAATACTGCAAGGGGAGAAGGGATTCAAAACAATCAATTTTGACGGAAAAGGTAGATCGGTTCCGACACTTGGAAAGCCGGAACTTGAACCTGTAAATGGAAAGAATGTTATCCTAACCATTGATATCAATTATCAAAGAATTGTGGAAGAGGAATTAAAAAGAGGGATTGAAAAATACAAAGCTAAGGCTGGGATGTTGGTTTTAATGAATCCATTTACGGGTGAAGTCTTAAGCCTGGCCTGTTATCCAAACTTCAATCCAAATAGTTTTCCCAGTTTTCAACCTTATGAACGAAGGAATAGAGTGGTTGTCGATCCTTATGAACCAGGTTCAACATACAAATTAGTTACCGTATCGGCGGCATTGGAAAAAGGAATTTATAAACCAACTGACATCATATTTTGTGAAAATGGCAAATCTAAATTTCCTGGTGGTTGGATAACTGACCATAAGCCATATGGAAATCTTTCCTTTAAAAAAGTGTATTCTAATTCCAGTAATATAGGTATTGCTAAAATATCTCAAAAGGTTGGTAAAAAATGGATTTACGAATATAGCCGGTCATTTGGATTTGGAGGGGTTACCGGTGTCGATCTGATGGGTGAGGATCAGGGTAAATTAACCAAATACGTGAAATGGAGTAACAGCGATGCTGTAAGAGTATCAATCGGATATGGTGTAATGGCCACCAGTATTCAAATGACAAACGCTTATGCGACCGTTGCGAATGGTGGATATTTACTCAAGCCAAGGTTAATAAAAGCAATCCAAGAGTCAAATCATCCAAGAGATCTGCAAGAAACAAAAATAGATACAATTCGTCAGGTTTTAAAACTGGAAACGGTTGCCGTGCTGAAATCATTTATGCGAGATGTAGTTGAAAATGGTACGGGTAAAAAAGCTGCCATTGAGGGAATTGATATCGCAGGTAAAACAGGTACTACCAAAAAGTTTAATTCCGAAACAAATAGATACTCCGATACAAAATACATTGCCTCATTTGTTGGTTTTGCACCTGTTGAACATCCCAAACTTGTGTGCCTGGTAATGTTAGATGAACCGAAGTATCCATATATATACGGAGGCCAGAGTTCTGCTCCGATTTTTTCTCGAATTTTGCGAAGGATTCTCGGGTTAATGTCAGACGATTCGGATGCTGTCCTGGTTGAAAATACAAAATCCAAGATCATGGTTCCGGACATAACAGAATTATCAACTGACATTGCTACCTCAATTCTACAAGATTATGGATTTGAAACAAGAATTGAAGGTGAAGGCAACTATGTACTATCACAGTATCCTGCGCCGAATACGTTAATGTTATCCGGAGAGTTAGTGAAATTGAACCTGGGAAATAAAAAGAGATTGGATGATTCAAATAAAAGGATGCCTGATGTTCGTGGTAAAAGCTTAAGAGAGGCAGCCTTAATATTAACGCAGGCAGGATTTAATCCATTGGTAATTGGCAGTGGAATTGTTGTTTCTCAATCACCTACAGCTAATTCCAAGACTAATAAAATTGAGTGTAAGATAATTTGTCGTCCAAAATCAGGATAA
- the truD gene encoding tRNA pseudouridine(13) synthase TruD, whose amino-acid sequence MKLKCIPEDFVVEERINTSIQTSGDFAIYKVRKINLTTDGLVKKLGQWINKPIKSFSIAGMKDRHGITTQHISLKGDGPDLIETDQFSAQRIGYANQAITPNQLNGNYFKITLRDLIVFQIENIHKQKILATNYGIPNYYDDQRFRSQYSPINSLAFHIFRKEYESALRSYGSEFLKKSKKIDEYTIGLLNQHWGDWGNLAKAKIPQDLKSAFNYLKKNPNDIQGAVSKLNRLDLRIMISAGYSFLWNEILSQVIRQEVKSKIIYRKGAWQDYAFYYKLDLQRKAYLDSLKFSVPGENNSCGLEKCNLSMNELLKEHNLHNEQLRSPFISREI is encoded by the coding sequence ATGAAGCTAAAATGCATCCCTGAAGATTTTGTGGTTGAAGAAAGAATCAATACCTCCATTCAAACTTCCGGTGATTTTGCAATTTACAAAGTTAGAAAAATAAATCTAACGACCGATGGTCTCGTTAAGAAACTTGGTCAATGGATAAATAAACCAATAAAATCCTTTTCCATTGCTGGCATGAAAGATAGGCATGGAATTACGACGCAACACATCTCGTTAAAAGGAGACGGGCCGGATCTGATTGAGACTGACCAATTCTCAGCTCAAAGAATAGGATATGCGAATCAAGCCATTACTCCCAATCAATTGAATGGAAATTATTTTAAGATTACTTTACGGGATTTAATTGTATTCCAAATTGAAAATATTCACAAACAAAAAATATTAGCAACAAATTACGGTATCCCAAACTATTACGATGATCAACGTTTTCGCTCACAGTATTCACCTATAAATTCACTGGCCTTTCATATCTTTCGTAAAGAGTATGAATCTGCTTTGAGATCTTATGGTTCGGAATTTCTTAAAAAATCTAAGAAAATTGATGAATATACAATTGGTCTGTTGAATCAACATTGGGGGGATTGGGGCAACCTTGCAAAAGCAAAAATCCCTCAAGATCTCAAAAGTGCTTTTAATTATCTCAAAAAAAATCCAAATGATATTCAAGGCGCAGTTTCAAAATTGAATCGCTTAGACCTTAGAATAATGATTTCTGCAGGTTACTCTTTTTTGTGGAATGAAATTCTTTCCCAGGTCATTCGTCAAGAAGTCAAATCTAAAATAATTTATAGAAAAGGCGCCTGGCAAGATTATGCTTTTTACTACAAACTGGATCTACAAAGAAAAGCATATTTGGACAGTTTGAAATTTTCGGTTCCCGGAGAAAATAATTCTTGTGGACTGGAAAAGTGTAATTTAAGTATGAATGAACTCCTTAAAGAACATAATTTGCATAATGAGCAATTAAGGTCTCCTTTTATATCCCGGGAAATTTAA
- a CDS encoding AAA family ATPase, translating to MIIQKVNIHGFGKLQNLLIEFHPRMNVIFGPNESGKSTLQQALLYFFFGFFQANRASRQENLRNERFKPWQKVNYGGQLWYQLNNGNDYQIDRNFDIENSSTKLFDSITGEQINDQFPSGRHGNVLFQKQHIGMEKELFEATSFVRQGEVSAISGSGDLMNDIIAILDSGSKDTSSKEAIERLQKKISEIGSDRSTSKPISKLKQKFKLVKEEYEKQIRVRDQLKEKILEKSKLEKFLDKQNNKKIELNYFILTRKIDDKERQFAQLSIYNKKIQRIKGEIEALSSLENFPEELRESIMRRRQNKINYEEQLKDKKQDILNFGEEVKKIEQQKEPVRQFDAIQSSLSYPEFNAFKQQWLERNNELVKAQSILDQEELSLLQAGIELHTLKDLQNLDPAELSKISELEEQKKQVESKIEQTKDRYDNLENQTWAKGWVRVVTITVFPIASLTALSIGMYTQFVVGFPIAAGLLVLGGIFYQIYRNSRKKIADRADQIKTEMSNYSGSLKSVQNELKTYLQHYGVQSLSGLVTRQVQNQKYIGLASNRNRSLESRDTIEFQLLKYLQLLDIKEIQPELLEKISLQYAQYYEIEQKLQSILMRIQQNQKDCESITGRMNDNQSALQELFLQVGLEVGELTAAEEEFDRQYQKKKQLNSLKKEEERCLSAIEGLLTTQSESEIQTELKELFDRRETLLNKFPKMTEKSSRLTLPVLNNEFEEVDIERQQQERQLSVIETEIKTILDQHRPLAEVEEDLVHFQSETRVMEETRDALELAKNILLEVSTEYHRTVIPGLNESVSHAIDIVSGGKYSQVHINPSDMSINLLLPETSTLGSSESLSYGTQEQLYLLLRLGLSRLMSTNGEPIPLILDDPFIHFDPDRLANMLQFLRDLSKDNQNLLFTKDPMIVDWFKNNSAESEYKLIQLTNV from the coding sequence TTGATCATTCAAAAAGTAAATATTCACGGATTCGGTAAACTTCAAAATTTGTTGATTGAATTCCATCCCCGTATGAATGTTATTTTCGGTCCGAATGAAAGTGGAAAGTCTACTTTACAACAGGCACTGCTTTATTTCTTTTTTGGATTTTTTCAAGCGAATCGCGCTTCAAGACAAGAGAACCTTAGAAACGAAAGATTCAAACCCTGGCAAAAAGTCAATTATGGCGGTCAATTATGGTACCAATTGAATAATGGAAATGACTACCAAATAGATCGAAATTTTGATATTGAAAACTCCTCAACTAAACTCTTTGACAGTATAACCGGTGAACAAATTAATGATCAATTTCCTTCGGGAAGACACGGAAATGTATTATTTCAAAAACAGCATATCGGCATGGAAAAGGAGTTATTTGAAGCGACTTCATTTGTTCGACAGGGTGAAGTAAGCGCCATCTCCGGATCTGGTGATCTGATGAACGATATTATTGCTATTTTGGATTCAGGCTCTAAAGATACGTCTTCAAAGGAAGCCATTGAACGGTTGCAGAAGAAAATATCCGAAATTGGTTCCGATCGCAGTACCTCAAAGCCGATCTCGAAATTAAAACAAAAATTCAAATTGGTTAAAGAAGAATATGAAAAACAAATCCGTGTAAGAGATCAATTGAAAGAAAAAATATTAGAAAAAAGTAAGCTTGAAAAATTCTTAGACAAGCAAAATAACAAAAAAATCGAATTGAATTATTTTATTCTAACCCGAAAAATCGATGATAAAGAAAGACAATTTGCACAGCTTTCAATTTATAATAAAAAAATACAAAGGATAAAAGGGGAGATCGAAGCACTCTCAAGTTTGGAAAATTTTCCGGAAGAATTACGCGAATCAATTATGCGGCGCAGGCAAAACAAAATTAATTATGAAGAGCAATTAAAAGACAAGAAACAGGATATCTTAAATTTTGGAGAAGAAGTAAAAAAAATAGAACAACAGAAAGAGCCTGTTCGTCAATTCGATGCAATTCAATCTTCCCTTTCATATCCTGAATTTAATGCATTCAAACAACAATGGCTGGAGCGCAATAATGAGTTAGTGAAAGCGCAATCCATATTAGACCAGGAGGAACTATCCTTGCTCCAAGCAGGAATTGAATTGCACACATTAAAGGATCTTCAGAACCTGGATCCGGCTGAACTCAGTAAAATATCCGAATTGGAAGAACAGAAAAAACAGGTAGAGTCAAAAATCGAGCAGACAAAAGATCGATACGATAATTTGGAAAACCAAACCTGGGCTAAAGGGTGGGTGCGAGTAGTTACTATAACAGTTTTTCCAATAGCTTCTTTGACCGCTTTATCAATCGGAATGTATACTCAATTTGTAGTTGGCTTTCCAATTGCGGCAGGGTTGCTGGTTTTGGGTGGGATTTTTTACCAAATTTATCGAAACTCGCGTAAAAAAATTGCCGATCGGGCTGATCAAATCAAAACAGAAATGAGTAATTATAGTGGTAGCTTAAAAAGTGTTCAAAATGAACTCAAAACCTATCTCCAACACTATGGTGTACAATCTTTGAGTGGGTTGGTAACAAGACAAGTGCAAAATCAAAAATATATCGGATTGGCCTCAAATCGTAACCGGTCTTTGGAGAGCCGGGATACAATCGAATTTCAACTCTTAAAATATCTTCAATTATTGGATATCAAAGAGATTCAACCTGAATTACTCGAAAAAATTTCACTTCAATATGCTCAATATTATGAGATTGAACAAAAGCTCCAGAGTATTTTAATGAGGATTCAACAAAACCAGAAAGATTGTGAATCGATTACCGGTCGGATGAATGACAATCAATCGGCATTGCAGGAATTGTTTTTGCAGGTTGGTCTTGAGGTTGGGGAATTAACAGCTGCTGAAGAAGAATTTGATCGTCAATATCAAAAAAAGAAACAATTGAATAGCCTTAAAAAGGAAGAGGAGAGATGCCTCTCTGCAATCGAAGGACTGTTAACGACTCAATCGGAAAGCGAGATCCAAACTGAGTTGAAGGAATTATTTGACAGAAGAGAAACTCTGTTGAATAAATTCCCTAAAATGACAGAAAAATCAAGCAGGTTAACACTACCGGTTTTGAACAATGAATTTGAAGAAGTGGATATTGAACGTCAACAGCAGGAACGGCAATTAAGTGTAATAGAAACCGAAATTAAGACAATTTTAGATCAACATCGCCCACTGGCAGAAGTGGAAGAAGATTTAGTCCATTTTCAATCTGAAACTAGGGTAATGGAGGAAACCCGAGATGCGCTTGAACTGGCTAAAAATATCTTACTGGAAGTGTCTACTGAATATCATCGAACAGTCATTCCCGGTTTAAATGAATCGGTGAGCCATGCAATAGACATAGTGTCTGGTGGAAAATATTCCCAGGTCCATATCAATCCTTCGGATATGTCGATTAATTTATTATTGCCGGAAACATCTACTTTGGGGTCATCGGAATCGCTGAGTTATGGAACACAAGAACAGTTGTATTTACTTTTGCGTTTGGGGTTATCCCGTTTAATGAGTACAAACGGAGAGCCAATTCCATTGATCTTAGATGACCCATTCATTCACTTCGATCCTGATAGATTAGCTAATATGCTGCAATTCTTAAGAGATTTAAGTAAAGATAATCAGAATTTATTGTTCACAAAGGATCCGATGATCGTGGACTGGTTCAAAAACAATTCCGCAGAATCCGAGTACAAATTGATTCAATTAACCAACGTGTAA
- the mraW gene encoding 16S rRNA (cytosine(1402)-N(4))-methyltransferase, with protein IISFPRIEDRITKTFFNELAKKGSAKILTKKPISPGKEEILQNPRSRSAKLRVVERI; from the coding sequence AATTATCTCATTTCCTAGAATTGAAGACCGAATTACAAAAACATTTTTTAATGAATTAGCAAAAAAAGGAAGCGCAAAAATTTTAACAAAAAAACCCATCAGTCCCGGGAAAGAAGAAATCTTACAAAACCCAAGGTCTCGCAGCGCAAAACTGCGAGTTGTCGAAAGAATTTAG
- the rsmH gene encoding 16S rRNA (cytosine(1402)-N(4))-methyltransferase RsmH produces the protein MATSFINDEYCDFNENFETVLLEEEFGKPTTQTKLTIAGKVDLGFLFSISNERFSGRGFCRLTDQANSNDSAYHVPVLLDEVLFWILVNTKGVYLDCTLGGGAHAEAILRRLTPSGIYLGMDQDQEAIQFAGSRLHRFSAQLRLAQTNFSELGFFLEEQKIDKVDGILMDLGISSHQIDSPNRGFSFMREGPLDMRFDSTNKISASQIINSCEERELAQIFFEYGEEKKSRTIARQIVLEREKGRIESTIDLAKIIKRVIRPTKVNKSLARIFQAIRIEVNKEMLHLRRALESSLDHLKVGGRFVVISYHSLEDRLIKQFFRANVKRCVCPPELPVCICDQPGKL, from the coding sequence ATGGCAACATCATTTATAAACGATGAGTATTGTGATTTTAATGAAAATTTTGAAACAGTACTCCTTGAAGAAGAATTTGGTAAACCGACTACACAAACTAAACTTACTATCGCAGGTAAAGTGGACCTGGGATTCCTTTTTTCTATATCAAATGAAAGGTTCTCGGGTCGAGGATTTTGTAGATTGACTGACCAGGCAAACAGCAATGATTCGGCATACCATGTGCCGGTACTACTGGACGAAGTTTTATTTTGGATTTTAGTCAATACAAAAGGTGTTTACCTGGATTGTACTTTGGGAGGCGGTGCACATGCGGAAGCAATACTACGACGCCTTACTCCCTCTGGCATCTATTTGGGAATGGACCAGGATCAGGAAGCCATTCAATTTGCCGGAAGTCGATTACATAGATTTTCAGCGCAACTGCGTTTGGCTCAAACAAACTTTAGCGAATTAGGCTTTTTTCTGGAGGAGCAAAAAATTGATAAAGTGGATGGGATACTCATGGATTTAGGTATTTCTTCCCACCAGATAGATTCACCGAATCGCGGATTTAGCTTCATGAGGGAAGGCCCTCTGGATATGCGATTTGATTCAACGAATAAGATCAGTGCAAGTCAAATCATTAATAGCTGCGAAGAAAGAGAGCTTGCACAGATATTTTTTGAATATGGAGAAGAGAAAAAGTCCAGAACTATTGCAAGACAAATTGTGCTGGAAAGGGAAAAAGGCCGCATTGAATCGACTATAGATCTGGCTAAGATTATCAAAAGAGTGATCAGACCGACTAAAGTGAATAAATCATTAGCGAGGATTTTTCAAGCCATTCGAATCGAAGTCAACAAAGAGATGTTACATTTACGTAGGGCATTGGAATCATCCCTGGATCATTTAAAAGTGGGGGGGAGATTTGTTGTCATTTCTTATCATTCACTGGAAGATCGTTTAATCAAACAGTTCTTTCGTGCGAATGTTAAACGTTGTGTTTGTCCACCGGAACTTCCGGTTTGCATCTGTGATCAACCAGGCAAGTTAAA
- a CDS encoding metallophosphoesterase family protein, whose amino-acid sequence MLKILHFADLHLDSSFAGLGFPSLTARKYREALKDAFVRIINLATEKKVDIITIGGDLYEHERFTRDTGEFLRTQLQSLGGKKIFIAPGNHDPWMPESMYHYLDWSDNVHIFQTSSFSPIRLAANVTLWGMAHCSFSNHKNPVENFKVDRQGINVLLFHGSDMSNIPPNKGKHAPFNLENLEATGADVALLGHYHRGKIGESAKIKLIYPGSPEPLGFAEKGMHSVALVSINNNQIEIETFPVNHYNFVQMQVDVSNANTRDEIKNLIEKSVREQSSKTTLFRIEITGQIHPELDLDLALLKEQVFINSNEGQLINKTKPCYDFESLSQENTVRGEFVRRIKMMQENAILDEKEKLQQALLFGLNAFESKER is encoded by the coding sequence TTGTTAAAAATATTACATTTTGCCGATTTGCATCTCGATTCATCTTTTGCTGGCTTAGGGTTCCCTAGTCTAACAGCAAGGAAATATCGGGAAGCCTTGAAAGATGCATTTGTCCGCATCATAAACTTGGCCACGGAAAAAAAAGTGGATATAATTACAATTGGTGGGGATTTATACGAGCACGAACGATTTACAAGAGATACCGGTGAATTTTTGCGCACGCAACTGCAAAGTTTAGGTGGGAAAAAAATATTTATTGCACCTGGTAATCACGATCCATGGATGCCGGAATCAATGTACCATTATTTGGATTGGTCTGACAATGTGCATATTTTTCAAACATCTTCCTTTAGTCCTATTCGACTAGCAGCAAATGTGACTTTATGGGGAATGGCGCATTGTTCTTTTTCCAATCATAAAAATCCAGTAGAAAATTTTAAAGTAGATAGACAAGGAATAAATGTCTTGCTTTTCCACGGCTCTGATATGTCTAACATTCCGCCAAATAAAGGAAAACATGCTCCATTCAATTTGGAAAACCTTGAAGCAACCGGCGCTGATGTGGCATTATTGGGTCACTATCATCGTGGAAAAATTGGAGAGAGTGCTAAAATAAAACTCATTTATCCAGGAAGTCCTGAACCGCTTGGGTTTGCAGAGAAGGGCATGCATTCAGTTGCTTTGGTCTCAATAAACAATAATCAAATAGAAATTGAAACCTTTCCAGTTAACCATTATAACTTTGTTCAAATGCAAGTTGATGTAAGCAATGCAAACACACGGGATGAAATTAAGAATCTAATCGAAAAGAGTGTTCGAGAGCAAAGTAGTAAGACTACTTTATTTAGAATAGAAATTACCGGGCAAATCCACCCGGAATTGGATTTGGATCTTGCGCTTCTAAAGGAGCAAGTTTTTATTAACAGTAATGAAGGCCAATTAATCAATAAAACCAAGCCATGCTACGATTTTGAAAGTTTATCCCAGGAGAATACTGTTCGGGGAGAGTTTGTTCGAAGGATTAAGATGATGCAAGAAAATGCCATTCTTGATGAGAAAGAAAAATTACAGCAAGCCTTACTTTTTGGGTTAAATGCTTTTGAAAGCAAAGAGAGATGA
- a CDS encoding phospho-N-acetylmuramoyl-pentapeptide-transferase encodes MLYHLLFPLREFFFGFNLFRYITFRSASASILALLISFYIGPKVIAYMQKKQIGEEIYSGAPERHQAKTGTPTFGGIIILISIIVPTILFARLDNMFIKVILLVTIFMGAIGFLDDYLKVIKKYPKGLVAKYKLAGQLIAGLFVGLVIWFSPVYEGIHSLTFIPFLKDSIINLGIIIIPLSVFVLISTSNSVNLTDGLDGLAVGLVGISGLAWGAISYISGRVDYSEYLNLMYLKGAGELTIFCAALLGACLGFLWFNSHPAQIFMGDVGSLSLGAALGTMAILLKKEVLLLFIGGIFVAETLSVILQVMSFKYRGGKRIFKMAPLHHHFELMGIPENKIVVRFWIIGILLLLFSLGLFKVR; translated from the coding sequence ATGCTATATCACCTACTATTCCCGCTGAGAGAATTTTTCTTCGGTTTCAACTTGTTTCGTTACATTACTTTTCGCTCAGCATCAGCCTCAATTTTAGCTTTATTGATCAGTTTTTATATTGGTCCAAAAGTGATCGCTTATATGCAAAAGAAACAAATTGGTGAGGAGATTTATTCAGGAGCTCCTGAACGCCACCAGGCCAAAACCGGTACTCCAACATTTGGCGGTATCATTATTTTGATCTCAATTATTGTACCGACTATTTTGTTTGCTAGATTAGACAATATGTTTATTAAAGTGATTTTGTTGGTAACTATTTTTATGGGTGCCATCGGTTTTCTGGATGACTATCTCAAAGTCATTAAAAAATATCCTAAAGGGTTAGTCGCCAAATATAAATTGGCCGGACAATTAATTGCAGGTTTATTCGTGGGTTTGGTAATTTGGTTCTCCCCGGTTTATGAAGGGATTCACTCTCTCACATTTATCCCATTCTTAAAAGACTCTATCATTAACCTAGGAATAATCATCATTCCCCTTTCTGTATTTGTTTTAATTTCAACTTCAAATTCCGTGAATTTGACTGACGGATTAGATGGGCTTGCAGTTGGACTTGTTGGAATATCAGGTTTGGCTTGGGGCGCCATAAGTTATATCAGCGGAAGAGTTGATTATAGTGAATACCTTAATCTGATGTATCTGAAAGGCGCAGGTGAACTTACTATCTTTTGTGCGGCCCTGCTGGGCGCCTGCCTGGGTTTTCTGTGGTTTAATTCTCATCCTGCTCAAATTTTTATGGGTGACGTTGGCAGCTTAAGCCTTGGTGCAGCTTTGGGTACAATGGCGATCCTACTCAAAAAAGAGGTTTTATTGCTCTTTATCGGTGGAATCTTTGTTGCCGAAACTTTATCAGTCATTTTGCAAGTCATGTCATTCAAGTATCGCGGAGGGAAAAGAATCTTTAAAATGGCGCCACTGCATCACCATTTTGAACTCATGGGAATCCCGGAAAATAAAATTGTTGTCAGGTTCTGGATCATTGGGATTTTACTTTTACTATTTAGTTTGGGATTGTTTAAGGTCAGATAA